From Paenibacillus graminis:
CTGCAGATGTGACCACGGTACGAAGCGCTTTGGCGATTCTACCCTGTTTGCCAATGACCTTGCCGACATCCTCTGGATGTACCGACAGTTCATATACAATCAGGTGATCCTTCTCCACGGTCCGTACAGCCACATCTTCTGGATGATCCACTAAAGCCTTAGCAATAACTCCAACTAATTCTTCCATAGAGGACCCTCGCAATCAGTCATTATTTCTGTTGCTTCAGCTCATGGAACTTCTTCATCACGCCTGCTTTGGAAAGCAGATTGCGGACGGTGTCAGATGCCTGCGCACCTGTTTGAAGCCATTTAAGAGCTTTTTCCTCATCGATCTTAACTACTGCCGGTACTTCAATCGGATTATAATAACCGATTTCCTCGATAAAACGGCCGTCACGAGGGGACCGGGAATCGGAAACCACTACACGATAGAAAGGCGCTTTATGTGCACCCATTCTTTTCAGACGAATACGTACTGCCACGAAATTCACCTCCTTAAAATAGTTTCGATCCCTCCCAAACCCTCCCTTAGCCAAGGGAGGGCCCCAAGGGCTCTGCCCTCTGGACACCCGATTAAGTGCAACTGGCGTGGGCGTTCAGGCTGGCGGGACTTGGGTTATTGGGAGTAAGGACCGCTTGACGTCCCTGCGGGACACGCTTAACTGCGGCGGCACCTTGGGACGGGTAAAGATTTAAAAATTGAGATCAAAAGACTAAAGATCAAAACCCTCTTGATCATCTGATGTTGTACTATGTCTGATCTTTATAAAGACTAAGATCAAAAGACTAAGATCAAAAGACTAAGATCAAAAGACTAAGATCAAAAGACTAAGATCAAAAGACTAAGATCAAGAGACTAAAATCAAAACCGTCTGATCATCTGATGTTGTACTATGTCTGATCTATGGTAAAGCTTATTAAGATCAGCGGAAAGGAAACTTCATGCCTTTGCCGCCAAGACCCTTGAGCTGCTTCATGGCGTTTTTCTTGCCGCCCTTCCCTCCGCCGCCCATCATGCCGGAGAACTGCTTCATCATCTTACGCATTTCATCGAACTGTTTGATGAGTCGGTTGACCTCCGCCACGTTGGTACCGCTGCCGGCAGCGATGCGCTTACGGCGGTTGTGGTTGATGATCTCAGGCTGGGCTTTTTCAGCCTTGGTCATGGAATGAACAATGGCTTCGACGCGGCCCATCTGCTTGTCATCGACCTTGAGATCCTTCATGCCCTTGGCTTTGTTCATGCCAGGCAGCATGTCGAGAATCTGGTCGATCGGACCAAGTTTCTTGACCTGATCCATCTGTTCCAGGAAGTCGTCGAACGTAAATTCCGCATTGCGCATCTTACGTTCCATTTCCTTCGCTTTTTCGGTATCGATATTGGCCTGGGCCTTCTCGATCAGCGACAGCATATCGCCCATTCCGAGAATCCGCGATGCCATACGCTCCGGATGGAAAGGCTCCAGTGCATCAATCTTTTCGCCTAGTGCAGCGAATTTGATTGGGCAGCCCGTGACGGCCTTGACAGACAGCGCAGCACCGCCGCGGGTGTCGCCATCAAGCTTCGTCAGCACTACGCCGGTAAGCTCCAGCTGCTTGTTGAAGCTGTCCGCAACGTTGACGGCATCCTGACCGGTCATAGCATCTACGACCAACAGCACTTCGTCAGGATTGGTAACAGTGTGGATCTGCTTCAGTTCGTCCATCAGCTCTTCATCAATATGCAGGCGGCCTGCCGTATCGATAATTACGTAGTCCAGGTTGTTGTCCTTGGCATGCTGAACAGC
This genomic window contains:
- a CDS encoding KH domain-containing protein, with translation MEELVGVIAKALVDHPEDVAVRTVEKDHLIVYELSVHPEDVGKVIGKQGRIAKALRTVVTSAAVKSDKRVTVDILS
- the rpsP gene encoding 30S ribosomal protein S16; the encoded protein is MAVRIRLKRMGAHKAPFYRVVVSDSRSPRDGRFIEEIGYYNPIEVPAVVKIDEEKALKWLQTGAQASDTVRNLLSKAGVMKKFHELKQQK
- the ffh gene encoding signal recognition particle protein; the protein is MAFEGLTGRLQNVFSKLRGKGKVSEDDVNEAMREVRLALLEADVNFKVVKDFVSKVKEKSIGKEVMDSFTPGMVIIDIVNKELTELMGGSQAKLAKSNKPPTVIMMAGLQGAGKTTTSGKLAKLLQKGNHRPLLVAGDIYRPAAIKQLQILGEQIKVPVFTLGDQTSPVEIARQAVQHAKDNNLDYVIIDTAGRLHIDEELMDELKQIHTVTNPDEVLLVVDAMTGQDAVNVADSFNKQLELTGVVLTKLDGDTRGGAALSVKAVTGCPIKFAALGEKIDALEPFHPERMASRILGMGDMLSLIEKAQANIDTEKAKEMERKMRNAEFTFDDFLEQMDQVKKLGPIDQILDMLPGMNKAKGMKDLKVDDKQMGRVEAIVHSMTKAEKAQPEIINHNRRKRIAAGSGTNVAEVNRLIKQFDEMRKMMKQFSGMMGGGGKGGKKNAMKQLKGLGGKGMKFPFR